The following proteins are encoded in a genomic region of bacterium:
- a CDS encoding NAD-dependent epimerase/dehydratase family protein, which translates to MTLKNKSIYLPGHTGLVGSALQRLLHKRGCRRIITADLNQLDLRRQQDTEAFFAKER; encoded by the coding sequence ATGACCCTCAAAAATAAATCCATATACCTCCCCGGCCACACCGGCCTCGTCGGCTCTGCGCTCCAGCGGCTGTTGCACAAGCGCGGCTGCCGTCGAATTATCACCGCTGACCTGAACCAGCTGGATCTGCGCCGGCAGCAGGATACCGAGGCGTTTTTTGCCAAAGAGCGG